From the genome of Pseudobacteriovorax antillogorgiicola, one region includes:
- a CDS encoding rhomboid family intramembrane serine protease yields MQCPNDKSPLSYFDHIYSCSSCHGSFHKREGLGQSLYHNLGEMFRKRSVEQQKTCPHCQSKMLEIEHQSDELHLDICLSCQGIWFDYGEIPHLERYIKQRLKRPQRYLDVKKRLQESAVQTLYKRYLNTPGDRSDPSKLEILFQILSSLPLERNLRPIKTPVTVFALIAINIMIFALSYNTGLGEVFQSWAFIPGQSPAFPNILYSMFLHGGFLHLLGNMYFLWIMGDNVEDLMGPANFLLIYFLAGFLGFVASEISGPAGVPHVGASGAVAGIMAAYLLLFPKAKFLLRFFLVIVIPISSLFYILFWFGMNVVNFVVFKQAGVAWSAHIVGFIVGFIGTYIFRKRHGIIDQE; encoded by the coding sequence ATGCAATGCCCCAATGATAAATCGCCTCTCTCATATTTCGATCATATCTATAGCTGTTCAAGCTGCCACGGAAGCTTTCACAAGCGCGAAGGACTCGGTCAAAGTCTGTATCATAATTTAGGTGAGATGTTTCGTAAGAGATCTGTTGAGCAGCAAAAAACCTGCCCTCATTGCCAATCCAAAATGCTAGAGATCGAGCACCAAAGTGACGAGCTTCATCTCGATATCTGTCTATCTTGCCAAGGCATATGGTTTGACTATGGAGAGATTCCACACCTTGAACGCTACATCAAGCAAAGGTTAAAGCGCCCCCAGCGCTATCTCGATGTCAAAAAGAGATTACAAGAATCTGCGGTTCAGACTCTCTATAAACGTTATCTCAATACCCCAGGTGATCGGAGTGATCCAAGCAAACTAGAAATCCTTTTTCAAATCTTATCGAGCCTGCCACTGGAGCGAAATTTACGACCGATCAAAACCCCTGTCACCGTGTTTGCATTGATAGCCATTAATATCATGATTTTCGCGCTAAGCTACAACACAGGCTTGGGTGAAGTGTTTCAATCCTGGGCTTTTATTCCTGGGCAATCACCTGCCTTCCCTAATATTCTTTACTCCATGTTTCTACACGGAGGATTTCTTCACCTTTTAGGCAATATGTACTTTTTATGGATCATGGGCGATAATGTGGAAGACTTAATGGGGCCAGCCAACTTCCTCTTGATATATTTTCTTGCTGGCTTTCTAGGTTTTGTCGCATCAGAGATCTCTGGTCCAGCAGGCGTTCCCCATGTGGGAGCAAGCGGAGCGGTGGCAGGTATCATGGCCGCGTACCTCCTGCTATTTCCCAAAGCAAAGTTCCTGCTCCGCTTTTTTCTTGTGATTGTAATTCCGATCTCATCACTATTTTATATTTTGTTCTGGTTCGGCATGAATGTGGTCAATTTTGTGGTTTTCAAGCAGGCTGGGGTTGCCTGGAGCGCTCATATCGTAGGATTTATTGTTGGGTTTATTGGCACTTACATCTTCCGCAAGCGCCACGGCATCATCGACCAGGAATAA
- a CDS encoding potassium channel family protein: MKVNKVAIIGLGHFGASLCEKLSEAGIEILAVDADEDRVRAVEPFSAHPVVLDGRDKQGLANLGLQDMDVVIVAIGEDFESSVLTTAHCQELGVKRLISRTMNPVQERVISLMGIKEQILPERDSAFNLAYRLGLGTCLSFIDMGDGYGFFEVEVPEIFVDKSLADIKLREEHQLNLVTLKRPDASGDAKVIGVPVVDAPLREGDILVLFGHGKDIKKLM; this comes from the coding sequence ATGAAAGTCAATAAAGTTGCGATTATCGGTCTGGGGCATTTCGGAGCTAGTCTTTGTGAGAAGCTCAGTGAAGCTGGAATCGAGATCCTGGCGGTGGATGCCGATGAGGATCGCGTTCGCGCCGTTGAACCCTTTTCGGCCCACCCTGTGGTATTGGATGGTCGAGACAAGCAGGGCCTGGCAAACTTGGGGCTTCAGGACATGGATGTGGTGATTGTTGCTATCGGAGAAGATTTCGAAAGTTCTGTACTCACTACGGCCCACTGTCAGGAGCTGGGAGTGAAGAGGCTCATCTCTCGAACGATGAATCCGGTACAGGAGCGGGTTATCTCTCTTATGGGAATCAAAGAACAGATTCTTCCAGAGCGGGATTCAGCCTTCAATCTAGCCTATCGCTTGGGCCTTGGCACCTGCCTTTCATTTATTGATATGGGAGACGGCTACGGTTTCTTTGAAGTGGAAGTGCCAGAGATCTTCGTCGACAAGAGCCTGGCAGACATCAAGCTTCGAGAGGAACATCAACTCAACTTGGTGACCTTAAAGCGACCGGATGCGTCTGGGGATGCGAAAGTCATCGGGGTGCCTGTGGTGGATGCTCCCCTGAGAGAGGGCGATATCCTTGTGCTCTTTGGCCATGGCAAAGACATCAAGAAGCTGATGTAG
- a CDS encoding TrkH family potassium uptake protein produces the protein MATPTATYRINQILDLTLAGTSLTALILIIARFGFFLTPEIKSIVGQLTELALAIFVGQVILRATFGDRNLLAYIRHQPLELVMLLVSVLYFADLPLVNRALAWLVPGIRLDQVGLLYLAVIQVMLIVVTLVSQAKKYQWFRRASLDPGMIMILSFLLAGGLGTGLLLLPKATVHSISVTDALFTAVSAICVTGLLPFNLAETFTPLGQFFILILIQAGGLGIMTLTMMFMTLFPGSLSVKEKILLAKLISEDNIGLVRDLLRKIIVVTISIEAIGAVALYIAARGFDQPIDMNVFYHCIFHSISAFCNAGMTLFQGSYDHMGANAFSAILMVLIICGGLGFPVISEIVTQARSRYPMRIYNVSVATKLVLVSSVCLLSVGTVVVALLEGRESLSHLPFGEQLFHASFFSVTTRTAGFSSWSLAEVSAPTLIFLMMLMWIGASPGSTGGGIKTLNFAVVLLSLRQHIKGHQGLNVFRRRISPESVLRSFNIVTLTMMMSAASMALLFFIEPQLEALPLAFEIVSAIGTVGLSVGVTEQLSDLGKYLIVLLMFVGRIGPYTLLVGLYMEHYKQRHRYLEEDLQLF, from the coding sequence ATGGCCACCCCTACTGCAACTTACCGGATCAACCAAATACTTGATCTTACCTTGGCGGGTACGAGCCTCACGGCTCTCATCTTGATTATTGCTCGCTTTGGTTTTTTCCTGACTCCCGAAATCAAGAGTATCGTCGGTCAGCTCACAGAATTGGCCTTAGCTATTTTTGTTGGTCAGGTTATCTTGCGAGCGACCTTTGGTGATCGCAATTTGCTGGCCTATATTCGTCATCAGCCCCTGGAACTGGTCATGTTGCTGGTTTCTGTTCTGTACTTTGCTGACTTGCCATTAGTGAATCGGGCCCTAGCTTGGCTTGTTCCAGGAATTCGCCTGGATCAAGTTGGCTTGCTCTATCTGGCTGTGATTCAGGTCATGCTGATTGTGGTAACCCTTGTTAGTCAGGCCAAGAAGTATCAGTGGTTTCGCCGGGCCTCACTTGATCCAGGGATGATCATGATCCTGAGCTTTCTCTTAGCCGGAGGTTTGGGTACTGGCTTACTACTATTGCCAAAGGCAACGGTTCATTCGATTTCCGTAACTGATGCTCTCTTCACTGCAGTCAGTGCTATCTGTGTTACGGGGCTGTTGCCTTTTAATTTGGCTGAAACATTTACTCCGTTGGGTCAATTTTTTATCTTAATTCTGATCCAGGCAGGAGGGCTTGGCATCATGACCCTGACCATGATGTTTATGACTCTGTTTCCCGGCAGTCTTTCTGTAAAGGAAAAGATCCTTCTGGCAAAGCTGATCAGTGAAGATAACATCGGCTTGGTTAGAGATCTGCTTCGCAAAATTATCGTCGTTACTATCAGTATCGAGGCCATTGGAGCTGTAGCTCTTTACATTGCCGCGCGAGGATTTGATCAGCCTATAGACATGAACGTTTTCTATCATTGTATTTTTCATTCAATATCAGCATTTTGTAACGCTGGGATGACTTTATTCCAGGGAAGTTACGATCACATGGGTGCCAATGCTTTTTCCGCAATCTTGATGGTTTTGATCATCTGCGGTGGCTTAGGCTTTCCTGTTATTTCGGAAATCGTGACTCAGGCCCGTAGTCGCTACCCCATGAGGATTTATAATGTATCCGTAGCTACGAAACTTGTCCTGGTATCCTCAGTATGTCTGCTATCGGTAGGGACTGTTGTGGTAGCCTTACTAGAAGGACGAGAGTCCCTGTCTCATCTGCCGTTCGGGGAACAGCTATTTCACGCCAGCTTTTTCTCTGTTACCACGCGCACGGCAGGTTTTTCATCGTGGTCGTTGGCTGAAGTGAGTGCTCCGACTCTGATCTTTCTTATGATGCTGATGTGGATTGGCGCTTCGCCCGGCTCCACAGGTGGTGGTATTAAAACCCTTAATTTTGCAGTGGTATTGCTGAGCTTGCGCCAGCATATCAAGGGTCATCAGGGCTTGAATGTCTTTAGGCGGCGGATTAGCCCAGAATCTGTACTACGCTCCTTTAATATTGTGACCCTCACCATGATGATGTCGGCGGCATCTATGGCTCTGCTCTTTTTTATCGAGCCCCAACTAGAAGCCTTGCCTTTGGCATTTGAAATTGTCTCTGCAATCGGTACCGTGGGCTTGTCAGTGGGAGTTACCGAGCAGCTCTCTGATCTGGGCAAGTATTTGATCGTTCTTCTGATGTTTGTCGGACGCATTGGTCCATACACCCTACTTGTGGGCCTATATATGGAGCATTACAAACAGCGACATCGCTATCTTGAAGAAGATTTACAACTTTTTTAG
- a CDS encoding dienelactone hydrolase family protein translates to MIQYRLNSKNIIERIAGPWLQANGNQGKVRPETVLGRNIWTFFRGTELISLYSQLFDYVRRTEKVYEVPFRCDSKQFKRLMKLRIEPVRQQAKALDISSTVLQEIKRESLPITDETRIPPQRFLVCAICQRASLSGHVWLDLESFAKDYLIFIENAPPPMGERICPDCLSAQLPADHIVTAHGDVDRFDRVPLILFLHGEAQQEHLFRLQAPPRLVATGQLLDQAPPFYLLTMIKRQRGPWDVRQVMTILNRISLSYPIDIKRIYLTGLSSGGLASWKLIRTYSDVFAGAVIAASTPLGGINLSQLKTPVWVTHGGLDLATSSSRIHRVMSELIERSAEVKCTVFPNQGHDCWSSTYHRNEIWRWLFEKSL, encoded by the coding sequence ATGATCCAGTATCGCCTCAACAGTAAAAATATAATTGAACGTATCGCAGGTCCCTGGCTTCAAGCCAATGGTAACCAGGGCAAGGTGAGGCCAGAGACTGTTTTGGGACGTAATATTTGGACTTTCTTTCGAGGCACGGAGCTGATCTCACTTTACTCGCAGCTTTTCGACTATGTTCGGCGAACTGAAAAAGTTTACGAAGTCCCGTTTCGCTGCGATAGCAAACAATTCAAACGGCTGATGAAATTACGCATCGAACCTGTACGGCAGCAGGCCAAGGCTCTCGATATTAGCAGCACAGTGCTTCAAGAAATCAAAAGAGAGAGCCTCCCTATCACCGACGAGACAAGGATACCTCCGCAACGTTTTCTGGTATGCGCGATCTGCCAGCGAGCATCTCTTTCAGGCCATGTTTGGTTAGACCTTGAGTCCTTTGCGAAGGATTACCTGATATTTATAGAAAACGCGCCACCCCCTATGGGCGAACGCATTTGCCCCGACTGCTTAAGCGCCCAATTGCCTGCTGACCATATTGTAACGGCACATGGAGATGTGGATCGATTCGATAGGGTACCCCTGATATTATTTTTACACGGTGAGGCTCAGCAGGAGCACCTATTCCGTCTTCAAGCCCCTCCTCGATTAGTAGCGACTGGTCAACTGCTCGATCAAGCACCTCCGTTCTACCTTTTAACTATGATCAAACGACAAAGAGGCCCGTGGGATGTTCGGCAAGTGATGACGATTCTAAACCGGATTAGCCTTTCTTATCCCATCGATATCAAGCGAATCTACCTTACTGGCCTTAGCTCCGGGGGACTCGCCAGCTGGAAGCTTATCAGGACTTATTCCGATGTTTTTGCAGGTGCTGTCATCGCAGCCAGTACTCCCCTTGGTGGCATCAATTTATCTCAGCTGAAAACACCCGTTTGGGTTACCCACGGAGGCCTGGACCTGGCTACGTCTTCCAGCCGAATCCACAGAGTCATGTCGGAGCTTATTGAAAGATCAGCAGAAGTAAAGTGCACGGTTTTTCCTAATCAAGGGCACGATTGTTGGTCATCCACCTACCATCGAAACGAAATATGGCGCTGGCTATTCGAAAAATCACTATAG
- a CDS encoding CheR family methyltransferase has product MHPKVLVGIGCSAGGLEVLRFLVSRLTQSSHNSVIVAQHMSPQSRSMLTDILARDTALDVVRAEDGIELEAGKIYVSTPVYDMTVVNKRLRLILPEQRIGPKPSIDALFCSIAKEWKENCVSIVLSGTGSDGAFGTKAIKAAGGLTVAQKPHTARYDGMPRSALATGDVDFTWSPDKISEELDRLEELMVHRTQEETPLQARGENPSEYEKVYEILRRKTKVDFSVYKMNTFERRLNRRLLATSSNLESYARYLASDDEEWRYLFHDILISVTSFFRDYQQFTTLTDRFSAYIDRHRSKESIRIWSAGCSSGEEPYSLAILALEGMRKLNLSNPPTLQIFATDIHEHTMQEARRGSFSKVSLEGLSDELIDRYFEQNDTNYQIKKDVRDLVLFARHDLTIDPPFMRMDLITCRNVFIYFDQDVQERILRMFHYALVPTGLLFLGKSESINAGKDLFQVLDSQAKIFERANIPADPSFVFGSFPTHDGQIPKYQVMRKKNEQDSITRDIIQSMAPHSLMLDEKFRVLAIFGKARGFLNFPEGEFTMELEQLLELPLRNKVMTVVHRCSRSMDITEISATIPDHDSREERVVTIRAFPLTVLDSKRVVLSFAEKVHVISSESSVEPIEIKELEQELTATREHLQTVIEEQETANEELQALNEELQSANEELQSTNEELETSNEELQSTNEELTTVNEELNTKSVQLADLFQYLTTIQDAIPNPIVVIDHEFHLKKFNYAAKATLNLNSTMVGSNFRLIETGINLSTIFETIEFSVKYQKAASISLKDVGRSFDVFSHPLMNTADEISGVVVTFLENTELTTALQRAHQVEGQLYSILNNIPALISVKNTIGHYTYVNPFFCQAMQRHANDIINKSDEEIFGASIGTRRRNRDFEVLKTKSTVLEDDVLIADDGTRRVYQTASLPLEISGEQLVSICSVAFDITHRDFTERQIRNFQRFARYSNDLFLAFDCQDQHSQLVFGDELVAQLFGYEQETFRNASIFTVLSSIANLQSQQDLEQLARDLSSHDTYEFTFEFQTKKDQIRFFKAKSAKVNESDHTQLLITIVDITEERENSRLVQQQQEDLLRASRLASLGEMAAGIAHELKTPLNTIQGYVDLVHEYSRHRDVDETISDAMSNIEDTVSRISEIIVGLKSISRNREGEKSKTCNLKSIVAEVAKICEYHLKNKGVEFRNLIEADLKVTCQPTQISQVLINLINNSVDAISLLQERWVEIGLKQQDSTILLQVTDSGTGIPDSIASQILTPFFTTKKDGTGLGLSLSRNILKAHQGDLYVDKTCSNTRFVVSLPIHTE; this is encoded by the coding sequence ATGCACCCCAAAGTCCTTGTAGGCATTGGCTGCTCAGCGGGAGGCCTCGAAGTTTTGCGCTTTTTAGTGTCGCGACTCACCCAGTCCAGCCACAATTCAGTGATTGTCGCCCAGCATATGTCGCCACAGTCCCGAAGCATGCTGACCGACATACTTGCTAGGGATACAGCACTTGATGTGGTGCGGGCTGAAGACGGCATCGAGTTAGAGGCTGGCAAGATCTATGTTTCGACTCCAGTTTATGACATGACTGTGGTAAACAAGCGACTGCGCCTGATCCTCCCCGAGCAGAGAATCGGCCCCAAGCCATCCATCGACGCATTGTTCTGCTCTATTGCCAAGGAGTGGAAGGAAAACTGCGTCAGTATTGTTTTAAGTGGCACTGGTAGCGATGGCGCTTTTGGGACTAAAGCGATCAAAGCCGCTGGCGGGCTGACCGTTGCGCAAAAACCCCATACAGCCCGCTACGATGGAATGCCACGGTCTGCCCTGGCTACGGGGGATGTGGATTTCACCTGGAGCCCCGATAAAATATCCGAGGAGTTGGATCGCCTCGAAGAATTAATGGTTCACCGAACCCAAGAAGAAACACCCCTTCAAGCTCGAGGGGAGAACCCAAGCGAATATGAAAAAGTTTATGAAATTCTGAGGCGCAAGACTAAGGTGGACTTTAGCGTCTATAAGATGAATACTTTCGAAAGGCGATTGAATCGTCGCCTGCTTGCAACCTCGTCGAACCTTGAATCGTACGCCCGTTACCTAGCTTCTGATGATGAAGAGTGGCGCTACTTGTTTCACGATATTCTTATCTCGGTAACGAGTTTCTTTCGCGACTACCAGCAGTTTACGACGCTGACCGATCGATTTTCTGCCTATATCGATCGACACAGGAGCAAGGAATCGATCCGAATCTGGAGCGCAGGCTGCTCCAGCGGAGAAGAACCCTACAGTCTGGCCATCCTTGCCCTTGAGGGCATGCGCAAGCTGAACCTTAGCAACCCGCCGACGTTGCAGATCTTTGCTACCGACATCCATGAGCACACCATGCAGGAGGCACGCCGCGGTAGCTTTTCCAAAGTGTCCCTCGAAGGCCTCAGCGATGAATTGATCGATCGATACTTTGAACAAAACGATACCAACTATCAAATTAAGAAAGATGTGCGGGACCTTGTCCTTTTCGCCCGCCATGATTTAACTATAGACCCACCCTTCATGCGTATGGACCTAATAACCTGTCGAAACGTATTTATTTACTTCGATCAGGACGTTCAGGAACGCATTCTTCGGATGTTTCACTACGCATTAGTACCAACGGGTCTTCTTTTCTTAGGCAAGAGTGAATCCATAAACGCGGGAAAAGACCTATTTCAGGTCTTGGACTCTCAGGCTAAGATCTTCGAGCGGGCCAACATCCCAGCTGATCCAAGTTTTGTTTTCGGCAGTTTTCCAACCCATGATGGGCAAATACCGAAGTATCAAGTTATGAGAAAAAAGAACGAGCAAGACAGCATCACACGAGACATCATTCAAAGCATGGCACCACACAGCCTTATGCTGGATGAAAAATTTCGAGTGCTCGCAATCTTTGGCAAAGCCCGCGGCTTCCTGAACTTCCCTGAGGGAGAGTTCACCATGGAACTTGAACAGCTGTTGGAATTGCCGCTTCGCAATAAAGTTATGACAGTTGTTCATCGCTGTTCCCGATCGATGGATATCACTGAAATCAGCGCTACGATCCCTGATCACGATAGCAGGGAAGAAAGGGTCGTTACAATCCGGGCCTTTCCACTAACGGTGCTCGATAGCAAACGGGTGGTCCTATCATTTGCCGAAAAAGTTCACGTGATCAGCTCTGAGAGCAGCGTCGAACCGATTGAAATCAAGGAATTGGAACAGGAACTTACAGCAACTCGCGAACACCTTCAGACTGTGATTGAAGAGCAAGAGACTGCCAATGAAGAGCTGCAAGCACTCAATGAAGAGCTGCAATCAGCCAACGAAGAGTTACAATCAACCAATGAAGAACTGGAGACATCCAATGAAGAGCTACAATCGACCAATGAAGAGTTGACTACTGTTAATGAGGAACTCAATACCAAGTCTGTACAATTAGCAGACCTATTCCAGTACCTCACCACGATTCAAGATGCCATTCCCAACCCCATCGTCGTCATCGACCATGAATTTCATCTCAAGAAATTCAACTATGCAGCGAAGGCAACCCTAAACCTCAATTCAACCATGGTCGGGTCCAATTTTCGGCTTATCGAAACGGGAATCAATCTTAGCACTATATTTGAAACCATCGAGTTTAGCGTCAAGTATCAAAAAGCAGCGAGCATAAGCCTGAAAGACGTGGGGCGCAGTTTTGATGTGTTTAGCCACCCCCTGATGAATACAGCTGACGAGATCAGTGGCGTGGTTGTAACTTTTCTTGAGAACACTGAACTAACCACTGCACTCCAGCGGGCCCACCAAGTCGAGGGACAGCTTTACTCCATATTGAATAATATTCCTGCCCTCATCTCTGTAAAAAATACCATAGGTCACTACACTTACGTCAATCCGTTCTTCTGTCAGGCGATGCAACGTCACGCTAATGACATCATCAATAAATCCGACGAAGAGATCTTTGGTGCCTCAATCGGCACAAGGCGACGAAACCGTGACTTTGAAGTACTCAAAACAAAGAGCACCGTACTTGAAGATGATGTTTTAATCGCCGATGATGGCACTAGGAGAGTCTACCAGACAGCCTCACTTCCCCTCGAAATCTCGGGAGAGCAACTGGTTTCTATTTGCTCGGTTGCCTTCGATATCACCCATCGAGATTTCACTGAGCGCCAGATCAGAAATTTCCAGCGCTTTGCTCGCTATTCGAACGATCTCTTCTTAGCGTTCGACTGCCAAGACCAGCACTCCCAGCTCGTTTTTGGCGATGAGCTGGTGGCCCAGTTATTTGGCTACGAACAAGAAACCTTTCGCAATGCTTCGATCTTTACAGTTCTCAGCTCTATTGCCAATCTCCAAAGTCAGCAGGACTTAGAACAACTGGCTCGGGATCTAAGCTCTCACGACACCTATGAGTTCACTTTTGAGTTTCAAACCAAGAAGGACCAAATTCGCTTCTTCAAGGCTAAGTCCGCCAAAGTCAACGAGAGCGATCACACCCAACTCCTAATCACAATTGTCGACATTACAGAGGAACGGGAAAATAGCCGCTTAGTTCAGCAGCAGCAAGAAGACCTTCTCAGGGCATCGCGCCTAGCCTCTCTGGGTGAAATGGCTGCAGGGATCGCTCACGAATTAAAGACTCCGCTCAATACTATCCAGGGCTATGTAGATCTCGTTCATGAGTACTCTCGCCATCGAGATGTTGACGAAACCATCAGTGATGCCATGAGCAATATTGAAGATACTGTTTCTAGGATTTCTGAAATCATCGTTGGCCTCAAGTCAATTTCAAGGAATCGAGAGGGAGAAAAAAGCAAGACTTGTAACCTTAAGTCTATCGTTGCCGAAGTTGCGAAAATATGTGAGTACCACCTTAAAAACAAAGGGGTCGAGTTTCGGAATCTGATAGAGGCTGACTTGAAGGTGACCTGCCAACCGACTCAAATAAGCCAGGTCTTGATCAACCTGATTAACAACTCGGTGGATGCGATTTCCCTTTTGCAAGAACGATGGGTCGAAATCGGACTGAAGCAGCAAGATTCTACAATTTTATTACAGGTCACCGATAGTGGAACCGGAATACCTGATTCCATCGCCAGTCAGATCTTGACTCCATTTTTTACCACTAAAAAAGATGGAACTGGCTTGGGTCTAAGTCTTTCGCGGAATATCCTGAAAGCCCATCAAGGGGACCTCTATGTCGATAAGACTTGTAGTAACACCCGATTCGTGGTCTCCTTGCCCATCCATACAGAATAG
- a CDS encoding response regulator has product MSSLKLLVVEDSHELVRIWRTLFRVSTDFKVKFCLSGSCAKETISAGYKPDVVLTDYYLGDTNGIALMEEIREARPSSKFIVITGNTEDERMLKMHRQGLFALLHKPVKFDLIKQNIEAVARQGT; this is encoded by the coding sequence ATGAGTTCACTCAAGTTACTAGTGGTGGAAGACTCACACGAATTGGTGCGCATTTGGCGAACTTTGTTTCGAGTTTCCACAGACTTCAAAGTCAAATTCTGCTTATCTGGTTCATGCGCGAAAGAAACCATCTCTGCTGGCTACAAACCGGATGTGGTGCTTACTGATTATTACCTTGGCGACACCAACGGCATTGCCCTGATGGAAGAGATTCGCGAGGCTCGACCCAGCTCTAAGTTTATTGTGATTACAGGCAACACAGAGGACGAGAGGATGCTCAAGATGCATCGCCAGGGGCTTTTCGCTCTTCTGCACAAACCGGTAAAATTTGATCTAATCAAACAAAATATCGAAGCGGTAGCTCGGCAGGGAACATAA